In the Streptomyces sp. BHT-5-2 genome, one interval contains:
- a CDS encoding helix-turn-helix transcriptional regulator has translation MPRGAAPFDHRVLAGLRRTRTVDGNLLSAAELARRLGTSKARVLAYEAGTSVPEAARIAELARIFRVPARELYQEPARPEDSIRTLRLGAGLTMAELAARLGISVAAYRDLERAARLPARTDGTLPLRLARELSVQVREIDEALDRHPHASERRQKITQLLEELFARAHTTHTAAVIDMEEPQLLGVAHLLRRPPSVVCRLVNRELALLRQSLRVGAEARASLAYAQGEREAQRARHLITVQTQAVEEAPERAATTLVRFLAEAMSSRQWRALVHLVNRESPVPEPRARELADPEAWDGLVARNFVTRERVSGNGPLVYALSSWGLGRVMAQAPLYACLYPRAPAPDEQLALRHRLRPWARRSLTVRPELGAAPADA, from the coding sequence ATGCCCCGTGGAGCCGCCCCTTTCGATCACCGCGTCCTCGCCGGCCTCCGCCGCACCAGGACCGTCGACGGAAACCTGCTGAGCGCCGCCGAACTCGCCCGCCGGCTGGGCACGTCGAAGGCCCGGGTGCTGGCCTACGAGGCGGGCACCTCTGTGCCGGAGGCCGCCCGGATCGCCGAACTGGCCCGGATCTTCCGCGTCCCGGCGAGGGAGCTGTACCAGGAGCCCGCCCGCCCCGAGGACAGCATCCGCACGCTGCGGCTCGGCGCCGGGCTCACCATGGCGGAACTCGCGGCCCGGCTGGGGATCAGCGTCGCCGCCTACCGCGACCTGGAGCGCGCGGCGAGGCTCCCGGCGCGTACGGACGGCACGCTGCCGCTGCGTCTGGCCCGCGAACTCTCCGTGCAGGTGCGGGAGATCGACGAGGCACTCGACCGGCATCCGCACGCCAGCGAACGCCGCCAGAAGATCACGCAGCTGCTGGAGGAGCTGTTCGCCCGCGCGCACACCACGCACACAGCGGCGGTGATCGACATGGAGGAGCCCCAACTCCTCGGCGTGGCACACCTGTTGCGCCGCCCGCCCAGCGTGGTGTGCCGCCTCGTCAATCGCGAACTCGCCCTGCTGCGGCAGTCGTTGCGCGTAGGGGCGGAGGCCCGGGCGAGCCTGGCCTATGCGCAGGGCGAGCGGGAGGCCCAGCGCGCCCGCCATCTGATCACGGTACAGACCCAGGCCGTCGAGGAGGCACCGGAACGCGCCGCCACCACCCTCGTCCGGTTCCTGGCCGAGGCCATGAGCAGCCGGCAGTGGCGGGCGCTGGTGCACCTGGTCAACCGGGAGAGCCCGGTACCGGAGCCGCGCGCCCGCGAGCTGGCGGACCCGGAGGCGTGGGACGGCCTGGTGGCGCGCAACTTCGTCACGCGCGAACGGGTTTCCGGCAACGGCCCCCTGGTCTACGCCCTCTCCTCCTGGGGACTCGGCCGGGTGATGGCGCAGGCTCCGCTGTATGCCTGCCTGTACCCGCGGGCTCCCGCGCCCGACGAACAGCTCGCGCTGCGGCACCGGCTGCGGCCCTGGGCCCGGCGGTCGCTCACCGTACGGCCGGAGCTGGGGGCCGCGCCGGCCGACGCCTGA
- a CDS encoding LLM class F420-dependent oxidoreductase, protein MAQQNSPAPGPREVAARIGRVGIWHGVLGRASAAAARKFAAGVERLGYGALWFGEAQSTKEAFAHAGVLLGATERLTVATGIANIWVRDATAMNAGAHTLAEAYDGRFLLGLGASHAPQVNGRGHTYAKPLAAMRSYLDAMDRATYDAPVATAPARVLAALGPKMLELAAERAAGAHPYFVTPEHTARAREVLGTAPLLAPEQAVLLEADPATARALIREHHLRFYLALPNYVNSLRRLGFEDVDFADGGSDRLVDAIVAWGDVDAIRRRVQEHHDAGADHVSLQPITTGGDLGLDQLRELAPALLEG, encoded by the coding sequence ATGGCTCAGCAGAACAGTCCCGCACCGGGGCCGCGGGAGGTCGCCGCGCGGATCGGCCGGGTCGGGATCTGGCATGGGGTATTGGGCCGGGCGTCGGCCGCGGCCGCACGGAAGTTCGCGGCCGGGGTGGAGCGGCTGGGGTACGGCGCGCTGTGGTTCGGCGAGGCCCAGTCCACCAAGGAGGCGTTCGCCCACGCCGGAGTGCTGCTGGGCGCGACCGAGCGGCTGACCGTCGCCACCGGCATCGCCAACATCTGGGTCCGGGACGCCACCGCGATGAACGCCGGCGCGCACACCCTCGCCGAGGCGTACGACGGCCGGTTCCTGCTGGGCCTGGGCGCCAGCCACGCCCCGCAGGTCAACGGGCGCGGCCACACCTACGCCAAGCCGCTCGCCGCGATGCGCTCCTACCTGGACGCGATGGACCGGGCGACCTACGACGCCCCGGTGGCCACGGCGCCCGCCCGGGTGCTCGCCGCGCTGGGCCCGAAGATGCTGGAACTGGCCGCCGAGCGGGCGGCGGGCGCGCACCCGTACTTCGTCACGCCCGAGCACACCGCCCGGGCCCGCGAGGTGCTGGGCACCGCCCCGCTGCTCGCCCCCGAGCAGGCGGTGCTGCTGGAGGCCGACCCGGCGACCGCCCGCGCCCTGATCCGCGAGCACCACCTCCGCTTCTACCTCGCCCTGCCGAACTACGTGAACAGCCTGCGCCGACTGGGCTTCGAGGACGTCGACTTCGCGGACGGCGGCAGCGACCGGCTGGTCGACGCGATCGTGGCGTGGGGCGACGTGGACGCGATCCGGCGGCGGGTGCAGGAACACCACGACGCGGGCGCCGACCATGTGTCGCTCCAGCCGATCACGACCGGCGGCGACCTCGGCCTCGACCAGCTGCGGGAGCTGGCACCGGCTCTGCTGGAGGGGTGA
- a CDS encoding DUF397 domain-containing protein, with protein sequence MSDLTWFKSTYSGDEGGNCIEVAYDWHKSSYSASEGGNCVEVAPCPSPTPRPTIHIRDSKNPGGPMLTLGAAAWAAFVADVVG encoded by the coding sequence ATGAGCGATCTCACCTGGTTCAAGTCCACCTACAGCGGCGATGAAGGCGGCAACTGCATCGAAGTCGCCTACGACTGGCACAAGTCGAGCTACAGCGCCAGCGAGGGCGGCAACTGCGTCGAAGTCGCCCCCTGCCCCTCCCCCACCCCCCGCCCCACCATCCACATCCGCGACTCCAAGAACCCCGGCGGGCCGATGCTCACGCTCGGCGCCGCCGCCTGGGCGGCGTTCGTCGCGGATGTGGTGGGCTGA
- a CDS encoding helix-turn-helix transcriptional regulator codes for MHAAKKPKRITSWHVIGAQLSHFRRTARLTQPALAEAAGVHEDTIGSIEQGRRPLKIDLAETFDEILGTKGALAVAVAKVPQKERFPAFVQDFVEYEAEALSLFSYENHVVPGMLQTADYAQAVFSCLFPPISEAEAAERLSARLDRQQLLQRDPPPVLNFIVEEVVLRRPIGDAEVLRQQIGHLRQCAELPFVGLQVMATSRTKHAGLDGPIVLLETADHGQLAYIEGQRVSYLVDEPDEVSVLQQKYGMLRSQALTPEDSISLLDQLAGEA; via the coding sequence ATGCACGCGGCGAAGAAACCGAAGAGGATCACGTCCTGGCACGTCATCGGTGCCCAGCTGAGTCACTTCCGGCGGACGGCCCGGCTGACGCAGCCGGCCCTCGCCGAGGCGGCGGGAGTCCACGAGGACACCATCGGCTCCATCGAGCAGGGCCGCCGACCGCTGAAGATCGACCTGGCCGAGACGTTCGACGAAATCCTCGGCACGAAGGGGGCGTTGGCGGTCGCGGTGGCGAAGGTGCCGCAGAAAGAACGCTTTCCGGCCTTCGTGCAGGACTTCGTCGAGTACGAGGCGGAAGCCCTGTCCCTGTTCTCGTACGAGAACCACGTCGTGCCCGGCATGTTGCAAACGGCGGACTACGCGCAGGCCGTCTTCTCGTGCCTGTTCCCGCCCATCAGCGAAGCGGAGGCCGCCGAACGGCTCTCGGCTCGACTCGATCGTCAGCAGCTGCTGCAACGGGATCCGCCGCCCGTCTTGAACTTCATCGTGGAGGAGGTGGTTCTTCGCCGGCCCATCGGCGACGCGGAGGTGCTGCGGCAGCAGATCGGCCATCTGCGGCAGTGCGCGGAGTTGCCGTTCGTCGGGCTTCAGGTCATGGCCACGTCCCGCACGAAACATGCAGGCTTGGACGGGCCGATCGTTTTGCTGGAGACAGCCGATCACGGTCAACTTGCCTATATCGAAGGCCAACGAGTCAGCTACCTCGTAGATGAACCGGACGAGGTCAGTGTCCTCCAACAGAAATATGGGATGCTGCGGTCGCAGGCACTCACACCAGAAGACAGCATCAGCCTGCTCGATCAACTGGCGGGAGAGGCATGA
- a CDS encoding ATP-binding protein codes for MQEEIQVVRVRAAFYRRERRSVRLAREFARSALADWGVRRRADDVVLCVSELATNALLHGVPPGRGYRLWLALGAEDGLLRVEVHDSGDGEPRSSEPGDVVDEESGRGLLLVSALADKWGVEGRVPGKAVWCEWWGTGAASPDSPPSDSPSSVVTR; via the coding sequence ATGCAAGAGGAGATTCAGGTCGTGCGGGTGCGTGCGGCCTTCTACCGGCGCGAGCGCCGATCCGTGCGGCTGGCCAGGGAGTTCGCGCGGAGCGCGCTGGCGGACTGGGGAGTGCGGCGCCGTGCGGACGACGTCGTGCTCTGTGTGAGCGAACTGGCCACCAACGCGCTGCTGCACGGCGTCCCGCCGGGGCGCGGCTATCGGCTGTGGCTGGCGCTGGGGGCGGAGGACGGACTGTTGCGGGTCGAGGTGCACGACAGTGGTGACGGGGAGCCGCGATCGTCGGAGCCGGGCGACGTGGTGGACGAGGAGTCCGGGCGGGGGCTGCTGCTGGTGTCCGCGCTGGCGGACAAGTGGGGCGTCGAGGGGCGCGTACCGGGCAAGGCCGTGTGGTGTGAGTGGTGGGGGACCGGTGCGGCGTCGCCCGACTCACCTCCATCCGACTCACCTTCGTCCGTAGTGACCCGGTAA
- a CDS encoding MMPL family transporter, translating to MTALARWCLRRRLVVILLWLAAFTGTAVAAGMAGSAYSSDYAVPGTESGQAGALLAKAFPDRAGDTDTIVWHTGAGAGGVRATAVRTTMTRTLAEVARLPGVAAVQSPYGPAGARQISHDGHTAYAAVTFRASPDDLSPAQAGAVVRTARAAAGDGLQVEVGGSGAALTQAPQERLPELIGLAAAAVVLFLAFGSLAATLLPIVTALAAVGTAAAGISLLGHAMTVADFAPMLGMLIGLGVGIDYALFIVTRHRKGLRAGLTVQESAVRAVAVSGRAVVFAGATVCIALLGMLTLRLGFLNGVALAASLTVVLTVAASVTLLPALLGLIGTRALGRRERRRLAAEGPRPDRRTGPAARWAGFVARRPKLLGAVAAAVMVTLALPALGLRLGTSDQGNDPATSTTRKAYDLLADGFGPGFNGPLTLVGSLDGATDRLAFDKLPGTLRHTPGVAQVSGPEFDGGRAIGVITVVPDSAPQSERTSDLVDRLRGTVLPAAADGTTLRVRVGGVTAGYDDFAAVIVGKLPLFMGVVIGLGSVLLLLAFRSVGIPVKAALMNLAAVAASFGIVVAVFQWGWGSEALGLGSAGPIEPFLPVIMVSVLFGLSMDYQVFLVSRMYEEWRRTGDNRRAVRVGLAETSRVINSAAVIMIAVFAAFVLSGDRIIAMFGIGLASAVALDAFVLRTLLVPALMHLLGGANWWLPAWLDRRLPHLSIEPPEPAAPAPPADDRPRVAV from the coding sequence GTGACCGCTCTGGCTCGCTGGTGCCTCAGGCGCCGCCTCGTGGTGATCCTCCTCTGGCTCGCCGCCTTCACGGGGACCGCCGTCGCCGCAGGTATGGCCGGATCCGCGTACTCCAGTGACTACGCGGTCCCCGGGACCGAGTCCGGGCAGGCCGGCGCGCTGCTGGCGAAGGCGTTCCCGGACCGCGCCGGGGACACCGACACCATCGTCTGGCACACCGGGGCCGGGGCCGGTGGCGTCCGCGCCACCGCGGTCCGCACGACCATGACGCGCACGCTGGCCGAGGTCGCCCGGCTGCCCGGCGTCGCCGCCGTCCAGAGCCCCTACGGGCCCGCCGGCGCCCGGCAGATCAGCCACGACGGGCACACCGCCTACGCCGCGGTGACCTTCCGCGCCTCGCCCGACGACCTGTCCCCGGCGCAGGCCGGCGCGGTGGTCAGGACCGCCCGGGCGGCGGCCGGCGACGGCCTCCAGGTCGAGGTGGGCGGCTCCGGGGCCGCCCTCACCCAGGCACCGCAGGAACGCCTGCCGGAGCTCATCGGGCTGGCCGCGGCGGCCGTGGTGCTCTTCCTCGCCTTCGGGTCGCTGGCCGCGACCCTGCTGCCGATCGTCACCGCGCTGGCCGCCGTCGGCACCGCCGCCGCCGGGATCAGCCTGCTCGGCCACGCCATGACCGTCGCCGACTTCGCCCCGATGCTGGGCATGCTGATCGGCCTCGGCGTGGGCATCGACTACGCGCTGTTCATCGTCACCCGGCACCGCAAGGGGCTGCGCGCCGGACTCACCGTCCAGGAGTCCGCGGTGCGCGCGGTGGCGGTGTCCGGGCGCGCGGTGGTCTTCGCCGGCGCCACCGTCTGCATCGCCCTGCTCGGCATGCTCACCCTGCGGCTGGGCTTCCTCAACGGGGTCGCGCTGGCCGCCTCGCTCACCGTCGTCCTCACCGTCGCCGCCTCCGTCACCCTGCTGCCCGCGCTGCTCGGCCTGATCGGGACCCGGGCGCTGGGCCGCCGCGAGCGGCGCCGGTTGGCCGCCGAGGGGCCGCGACCCGACCGGCGCACCGGCCCGGCCGCCCGCTGGGCCGGCTTCGTCGCCCGCCGCCCCAAGCTCCTCGGTGCCGTCGCCGCCGCCGTGATGGTCACCCTGGCGCTGCCCGCCCTCGGCCTGCGCCTGGGCACCTCCGACCAGGGCAACGACCCTGCGACCAGCACCACCCGCAAGGCGTACGACCTGCTGGCGGACGGCTTCGGGCCCGGCTTCAACGGGCCGCTGACCCTGGTCGGTTCGCTGGACGGCGCCACCGACCGGCTCGCCTTCGACAAGCTCCCGGGCACCCTCCGGCACACCCCGGGCGTCGCCCAGGTCAGCGGCCCGGAGTTCGACGGCGGCCGCGCCATCGGGGTGATCACCGTCGTCCCGGACAGCGCGCCGCAGTCCGAGCGGACCTCCGACCTGGTCGACCGGCTGCGCGGCACGGTGCTGCCGGCCGCCGCCGACGGCACCACCCTCCGGGTCCGGGTCGGCGGGGTCACCGCCGGCTACGACGACTTCGCCGCCGTCATCGTCGGCAAACTGCCGCTCTTCATGGGCGTGGTGATCGGCCTCGGATCCGTCCTGCTGCTGCTCGCCTTCCGCAGCGTCGGCATCCCCGTCAAGGCCGCCCTGATGAACCTCGCGGCGGTCGCCGCCTCGTTCGGGATCGTCGTCGCGGTCTTCCAGTGGGGGTGGGGGAGCGAGGCGCTGGGCCTGGGCAGCGCCGGCCCGATCGAGCCGTTCCTCCCGGTCATCATGGTCTCGGTGCTCTTCGGGCTCTCCATGGACTACCAGGTCTTCCTGGTCAGCCGGATGTACGAGGAGTGGCGGCGGACGGGCGACAACCGGCGGGCCGTACGGGTCGGGCTCGCCGAGACCAGCCGGGTGATCAACTCGGCCGCGGTGATCATGATCGCGGTCTTCGCGGCCTTCGTCCTCAGCGGCGACCGGATCATCGCCATGTTCGGCATCGGCCTCGCCTCGGCGGTCGCGCTGGACGCCTTCGTCCTGCGCACCCTGCTGGTCCCCGCCCTGATGCACCTGCTGGGCGGCGCCAACTGGTGGCTGCCGGCCTGGCTGGACCGCCGCCTGCCGCACCTGAGCATCGAACCGCCGGAGCCCGCCGCCCCCGCCCCGCCGGCGGACGACCGGCCCCGGGTGGCGGTCTGA
- a CDS encoding LuxR family transcriptional regulator, whose protein sequence is MLGIVESRPISPVFVGRAAEVAELGDALARAAASREPQALLIGGEAGVGKTRLVEEFCETARARGAHVALGGCIEIGSEGLPFAPFSSILHSLNAQLRDELAAAVSGQEGELARILPELGETAGGSGNEELGRARLFELTARLLERLAAHRTLVVLVEDLHWADRSTRELLAYLLRALHDAHILLVATYRSDDIHRRHPLRPFLAEIDRMRTVRRIELDRFNRDEVRSQIAGIQGSEPAEGTVDRVFKRSEGNAFFVEELARSLADGCVYGLSDPLRDLLLVRVEALPEDAQRVVRIAAEGGSTVEHELLAAVCRMPEDDLIEALRAAVGTNTLIPTQDGTGYRFRHALVREAVVDDLLPGERTRLNRRYAQALEADPSLVRSEVGATRLASYWYKAHDAAKALPAVLAAAVQARRRHAYAEQLRLLDRALELWDDAPPEVRQGVRPVDYAEAYPACGCDDDALRFLDLLAEIAVAARLSGDGERAFTITKRALRALRSEDDPLRTAWFLVQRSRLCQGTGRGDGWEDLGRAQELVRGLPPSAVHATVMAAVASWQMLHEPGPGTFTTAERAVELARLVGDEEAELNSRVTLAGLRVDAGDVEGGLGEFRTVLDRAVQRGYFAVIGRGHVNLPGTLEGVGRSREAVEVTGQGVELTTRYGLKNTTSWVLSNRAESLQSLGRWAEAGRAAAEARRLAQDHRAIALAASRLTGLALDEGDLAAAERELAVAQEHYGTHDPQPQHALPMARHALRLAARQGRILDARVILVQSALEAGSAPGLHRYAWPLLWAAAAAESDARGLPAAAPDRPGILARLRAAAKRPARLSPVWDAYGTAVEAELRRAEGRESPDAWAAAVAAFEPLERPHELAWCCCRWAESLLHGTERATVGLDGRTPREAAVLLLGQAHAAAVGMGAHPLIGELELLAQRARIPLPGRTAPGAAHRPAASPPPAAPAESLGLTPRERDVLRLVADGRSNRQIADTLFISPKTASVHVSNILAKLGVSGRGEAGAVAHRLRLFADPPPTMEPAT, encoded by the coding sequence ATGCTCGGCATCGTGGAGAGCAGACCCATCAGTCCCGTTTTCGTCGGCCGCGCCGCCGAAGTCGCCGAGCTGGGCGACGCGCTGGCGCGGGCCGCGGCGTCCCGCGAGCCCCAGGCCCTGCTGATCGGAGGCGAGGCCGGGGTCGGCAAGACCCGCCTCGTCGAGGAGTTCTGCGAGACGGCCCGCGCCCGCGGCGCGCACGTCGCGCTCGGCGGCTGCATCGAGATCGGCTCCGAGGGCCTGCCGTTCGCCCCCTTCTCCTCGATCCTGCACAGCCTCAACGCCCAGCTCCGGGACGAGCTGGCCGCCGCCGTCTCCGGCCAGGAGGGCGAACTCGCCCGCATCCTGCCGGAGTTGGGTGAAACGGCCGGCGGGTCGGGCAACGAGGAGCTCGGCCGGGCCCGGCTCTTCGAGCTGACCGCCCGCCTCCTGGAGCGGCTCGCCGCCCACCGCACCCTCGTGGTCCTCGTCGAGGACCTCCACTGGGCCGACCGCTCCACCCGCGAACTGCTCGCCTACCTCCTGCGCGCCCTCCACGACGCCCACATCCTCCTCGTCGCCACCTACCGCTCCGACGACATCCACCGCCGCCACCCGCTGCGCCCGTTCCTCGCCGAGATCGACCGGATGCGCACCGTCCGCCGCATCGAACTGGACCGCTTCAACCGCGACGAGGTCCGCTCCCAGATCGCCGGCATCCAGGGCAGCGAGCCCGCCGAGGGCACCGTCGACCGGGTCTTCAAACGCTCCGAGGGCAATGCCTTCTTCGTCGAGGAACTGGCCCGCAGCCTCGCCGACGGCTGCGTCTACGGCCTCAGCGACCCGCTGCGCGACCTGCTGCTGGTGCGCGTCGAGGCGCTCCCCGAGGACGCCCAGCGGGTGGTGCGGATCGCCGCCGAGGGCGGCTCCACCGTCGAGCACGAACTCCTCGCCGCCGTCTGCCGGATGCCCGAGGACGACCTCATCGAGGCGCTCCGGGCCGCCGTCGGCACCAACACCCTGATCCCCACCCAGGACGGCACCGGCTACCGCTTCCGGCACGCCCTGGTCCGCGAGGCAGTCGTCGACGACCTGCTGCCCGGCGAGCGCACCCGCCTCAACCGCCGCTACGCACAGGCCCTGGAGGCCGACCCGTCCCTGGTCCGCTCGGAGGTCGGCGCCACCCGGCTCGCCAGCTACTGGTACAAGGCCCACGACGCCGCCAAGGCGCTGCCCGCCGTCCTCGCCGCCGCCGTCCAGGCCCGCCGGCGGCACGCCTACGCCGAGCAACTCCGGCTGCTGGACCGCGCCCTGGAGCTGTGGGACGACGCACCCCCCGAGGTCCGCCAGGGCGTGCGCCCGGTCGACTACGCCGAGGCGTACCCGGCCTGCGGCTGCGACGACGACGCCCTGCGCTTCCTGGACCTGCTCGCCGAGATCGCGGTGGCCGCCCGGCTCTCCGGCGACGGCGAGCGCGCCTTCACCATCACCAAGCGCGCCCTGCGCGCCCTGCGCTCCGAGGACGACCCCCTGCGCACCGCCTGGTTCCTGGTGCAGCGCTCCCGGCTCTGCCAGGGCACCGGCCGCGGCGACGGCTGGGAGGACCTGGGCCGGGCCCAGGAGCTGGTGCGCGGTCTGCCGCCGTCCGCCGTGCACGCCACGGTCATGGCCGCCGTCGCCAGCTGGCAGATGCTCCACGAACCGGGCCCCGGCACCTTCACCACCGCCGAACGCGCCGTGGAGCTGGCCCGGTTGGTGGGCGACGAGGAGGCCGAGCTGAACTCCCGGGTGACACTGGCGGGGCTGCGGGTGGACGCCGGGGACGTCGAGGGCGGCCTCGGCGAGTTCCGCACCGTCCTCGACCGCGCCGTGCAGCGCGGCTACTTCGCCGTCATCGGCCGCGGCCACGTCAACCTCCCGGGCACCCTCGAAGGCGTCGGCCGGTCCCGCGAGGCCGTCGAGGTCACCGGACAGGGCGTCGAACTCACCACCCGCTACGGCCTGAAGAACACCACCAGCTGGGTGCTGAGCAACCGCGCCGAGTCGCTCCAGTCCCTCGGCCGCTGGGCCGAGGCCGGCCGGGCCGCCGCCGAGGCCCGCCGCCTCGCCCAGGACCACCGCGCCATCGCCCTGGCCGCCAGCCGGCTCACCGGCCTGGCCCTGGACGAGGGCGACCTCGCCGCCGCCGAGCGCGAACTCGCCGTCGCCCAGGAGCACTACGGCACCCACGACCCCCAGCCGCAGCACGCCCTGCCGATGGCCCGGCACGCCCTGCGGCTCGCCGCCCGCCAGGGCCGGATCCTCGACGCCCGCGTCATCCTCGTCCAGTCCGCACTGGAGGCCGGCTCAGCCCCCGGCCTGCACCGCTACGCCTGGCCGCTGCTGTGGGCGGCGGCCGCCGCCGAGTCCGACGCCCGCGGCCTGCCCGCCGCCGCCCCCGACCGGCCCGGGATCCTCGCCCGCCTCCGTGCCGCAGCCAAGCGGCCGGCCCGGCTCTCCCCGGTGTGGGACGCCTACGGCACGGCGGTCGAGGCCGAACTCCGCCGCGCCGAGGGCCGGGAGTCGCCCGACGCCTGGGCCGCGGCGGTCGCCGCCTTCGAGCCGCTGGAGCGGCCGCACGAGCTGGCCTGGTGCTGCTGCCGCTGGGCCGAATCGCTGCTGCACGGCACCGAGCGCGCCACGGTCGGCCTCGACGGCCGCACCCCGCGCGAGGCCGCCGTACTGCTGCTCGGCCAGGCCCACGCCGCCGCCGTCGGGATGGGCGCCCACCCGCTCATCGGCGAACTCGAACTCCTCGCCCAGCGCGCCCGGATACCCCTCCCCGGCCGCACGGCACCGGGCGCGGCGCATCGCCCCGCCGCCTCACCGCCACCCGCCGCCCCCGCCGAGTCCCTCGGCCTCACCCCCCGCGAGCGGGACGTGCTCCGCCTCGTCGCCGACGGCCGCAGCAACCGCCAGATCGCCGACACCCTCTTCATCTCGCCGAAGACCGCCAGCGTCCACGTCTCCAACATCCTCGCCAAACTGGGCGTCTCCGGCCGCGGCGAGGCAGGCGCCGTCGCCCACCGCCTCCGCCTCTTCGCCGACCCCCCACCGACCATGGAACCGGCCACCTGA
- a CDS encoding DUF6191 domain-containing protein: protein MFNVVEELFAPGRQHADEERERMTLVVDDVGDGAPGKGPIDLASGVVVVRAVKDQGQGQGRVS from the coding sequence GTGTTCAACGTCGTGGAAGAGCTGTTCGCGCCCGGCCGCCAGCACGCCGACGAGGAGCGCGAGCGGATGACGCTGGTGGTGGACGACGTCGGGGACGGGGCCCCGGGGAAGGGGCCGATCGATCTGGCGTCCGGGGTGGTGGTCGTCCGGGCGGTGAAGGACCAGGGGCAGGGGCAGGGGCGGGTGTCGTAG
- a CDS encoding sorbosone dehydrogenase family protein: MQRRSRTAVLAAVSLLLAAGCSSGGGTGGSGAGSAGAGTPGASAGVSSPSPSASVVVPPARGSVRVTGTSATGLKSPWGVAVLPGGDLLVGERDSGRMVRVAAHGGKVTWLGSVPGVAPEGEGGLLGLAVSASFGTDHEVYAYFTTASDNRIARMIYDERRAPGNQLGAPNTIFKGIPRGRVHNGGRLAFGPDRMLYAGTGETGDKALAQDKGSTAGKILRMTPDGEPAHGNPEADSVVYDYGHRDVEGLAWDADRRLWASESGQGAWDGLDLVEPGRNHGWPQVDGKRKGGSVPTGYADPVVVWKPADASPGGLAYAKGSLWTASLRGERLWRIPLNGARPVAAPQAFLTGAYGRLRTVVAAGDGALWLVTSNTDGHGTPRKGDDRILRLEVS, from the coding sequence GTGCAACGACGTTCCCGGACCGCCGTGTTGGCCGCCGTTTCGCTGCTTCTGGCGGCGGGATGCTCGTCCGGTGGGGGGACGGGTGGGAGCGGCGCGGGGTCCGCAGGAGCGGGCACGCCCGGGGCGTCCGCCGGGGTGTCGTCGCCGAGCCCGTCGGCGTCGGTCGTGGTGCCGCCCGCCAGGGGCTCGGTGCGGGTCACCGGGACGTCGGCCACGGGGCTGAAGTCGCCGTGGGGCGTGGCCGTGCTGCCCGGTGGGGATCTGCTGGTCGGGGAGCGGGACAGCGGGCGGATGGTGCGGGTGGCCGCGCACGGCGGGAAGGTCACCTGGCTGGGGTCGGTCCCGGGGGTGGCGCCGGAGGGCGAGGGCGGGCTGCTGGGGCTCGCGGTGTCCGCGTCGTTCGGCACCGACCACGAGGTGTACGCCTACTTCACCACCGCGTCCGACAACCGCATCGCGCGCATGATCTACGACGAGCGGCGGGCGCCCGGAAACCAGCTGGGTGCGCCCAACACCATCTTCAAGGGCATCCCCAGGGGCCGGGTCCACAACGGCGGGCGGCTCGCCTTCGGCCCGGACCGGATGCTGTACGCGGGCACCGGCGAGACCGGTGACAAGGCGCTGGCGCAGGACAAGGGCTCGACGGCCGGGAAGATCCTGCGGATGACCCCGGACGGCGAACCGGCGCACGGCAACCCGGAGGCGGACTCGGTGGTGTACGACTACGGGCACCGCGATGTCGAGGGGCTCGCCTGGGACGCCGACCGGAGGCTGTGGGCCTCGGAGTCCGGGCAGGGCGCCTGGGACGGGCTCGATCTCGTCGAGCCGGGGCGGAACCACGGCTGGCCGCAGGTCGACGGGAAGCGGAAGGGCGGTTCGGTCCCCACGGGGTACGCCGACCCGGTGGTGGTGTGGAAGCCGGCGGACGCCTCGCCCGGCGGGCTCGCGTACGCCAAGGGCTCCTTGTGGACGGCCTCGTTGCGCGGCGAGCGGCTGTGGCGGATCCCGTTGAACGGGGCGAGGCCGGTGGCGGCGCCGCAGGCGTTCCTGACGGGTGCCTACGGGCGGCTGCGGACCGTGGTGGCGGCCGGTGACGGGGCGTTGTGGCTGGTCACGAGCAATACGGACGGGCACGGCACGCCCCGCAAGGGGGATGACCGGATTCTCCGTCTGGAGGTGAGCTGA